A window from Telopea speciosissima isolate NSW1024214 ecotype Mountain lineage chromosome 8, Tspe_v1, whole genome shotgun sequence encodes these proteins:
- the LOC122671188 gene encoding myb-related protein 315-like has product MGRKPCCEKVGLKRGPWTIDEDNKLMNFILNNGIHCWRLVPKLAGLMRCGKSCRLRWINYLRPDLKRGAFSEVEEDQLIQLHARLGNRWSRIAAHFPGRTDNEIKNHWNTRIKKKLKFLGLDPSSHKPITTHLEKSNGMEGEPIVEPNSTSLREQENNFINVVVPFDQQQQQEEEDILVLQNKEEDFQVHSNESTIDLSHGYEMLWETLDVGSMVNPKTIDPSNSNDYSPSFSLDYSLDQSRNEGPSSLSLQENYRQCWIDNVDSMLPWDGFLTIEDILYFGKLPVN; this is encoded by the exons ATGGGGAGAAAaccttgttgtgagaaggtagGGTTGAAGAGAGGACCATGGACGATTGATGAAGATAACAAGTTAATGAACTTCATCCTCAACAATGGCATACATTGCTGGAGACTTGTTCCCAAGCTTGCag GTCTGATGAGATGTGGGAAGAGTTGTAGACTAAGATGGATCAATTATCTAAGGCCAGATCTTAAGAGAGGAGCATTCTCGGAGGTGGAAGAGGATCAACTTATCCAACTTCATGCACGTCTCGGTAACAG ATGGTCTAGAATAGCTGCACATTTCCCCGGCCGAACAGATAATGAAATCAAGAACCACTGGAATACCCGAATCAAGAAGAAGCTGAAGTTCCTTGGTTTAGATCCTTCAAGCCACAAGCCAATAACCACACACCTAGAAAAATCTAATGGCATGGAAGGTGAACCAATTGTTGAGCCTAATAGTACTTCATTGAGAGAGCAAGAGAATAACTTTATTAATGTTGTTGTGCCATttgatcaacaacaacaacaagaagaagaagacattttGGTGCttcaaaacaaagaagaagacttccaAGTGCACTCAAATGAAAGTACAATAGATCTTTCTCATGGTTATGAAATGTTGTGGGAGACCTTGGATGTGGGATCAATGGTAAACCCTAAAACCATTGATCCCTCTAATTCTAATGATTATAGCCCTTCATTTTCTTTGGACTATTCACTTGATCAGTCTAGGAATGAAGGTCCTTCTTCATTATCCCTCCAAGAAAATTATAGGCAATGTTGGATTGATAATGTGGATTCAATGCTTCCATGGGATGGATTCCTTACTATAGAAGACATTTTGTATTTTGGGAAATTGCCTGTAAATTAA
- the LOC122670702 gene encoding protein HHL1, chloroplastic: protein MEVSMSLNALVRLPLSNSRRSHEDVLFRHSLWSSSETTSRRKQRQHVTVVQAKGKRGMASRQFQRPPPPAMPQIEDDGNPKFVIFIRMANVYLWYPLSLITGGTTAKIMVAAKDNILGKYIYKDTIARNLAAVIYKDEKEIQKTAFRQYRVLRSATDFRYGYKLVENNNVRSALSTSDVIELPTQKELKTVVDKVIDFFGDAKESFGKLTTISSTTAEESEENSKEKIKVKD from the exons ATGGAGGTGAGCATGTCTTTAAACGCACTGGTTCGGCTTCCCTTATCGAATTCGAGGAGGAGCCATGAAGATGTGCTATTCAGACACTCTCTTTGGTCTTCTTCCGAGACGACAAGCAGAAGAAAGCAAAGGCAGCATGTTACGGTGGTTCAAGcaaaagggaagagaggaatGGCATCTCGCCAGTTCCAACGCCCTCCCCCTCCTGCCATGCCCCAAATTGAAGATGATGGAAACCCCAAATTCGTCATCTTCATCCGCATGGCTAAT GTCTATCTTTGGTACCCCCTAAGTCTCATCACTGGTGGAACAACTGCAAAAATCATGGTAGCCGCCAAAGATAATATTCTTGGAAAATATATCTACAAAGATACAATAGCTAGAAATCTTGCAGCTGTCATTTACAAA GATGAGAAGGAGATACAGAAGACAGCATTTAGGCAGTATCGTGTGTTACGGTCAGCTACGGATTTTAGATATGGCTACAAACTTGTT GAAAATAATAACGTAAGAAGTGCACTTTCTACCTCTGATGTTATTGAG CTTCCAACACAGAAAGAGCTCAAAACCGTAGTTGACAAAGTGATAGACTTTTTTGGGGATGCAAAAGAATCATTTGGAAAGCTCACAACTATAAGTTCAACCACCGCTGAGGAGTCAGAAGAAAATTCAAAGGAAAAAATCAA GGTGAAAGACTGA
- the LOC122671187 gene encoding tryptamine 5-hydroxylase-like: FFIKFILKKLKPSQSQKHKRLPPSPPKLPILGHLHHLLQTDMPHHTLSHLATQLGPIIYLQLGGIPTLVISSAQLARQVLKTHDHAFASRPQLIAAQFLSFGCSDITFSRYGPYWRQTRKICVTHLLSTKRVNSFQLIRDEEVNRLLRSISSESETDMSERLLALSNNVLCRVAFGRRFLGENHRLPEILTETQALLAGFSLGDFFPGMEWLWLNKWCGLRRRLENNLRDLRRVCDEIIGEHEMKKMGKEGDEASSGEEEDFVDVLLRVQGGGDLEVPITDDNLKALVLDMFVAGTDTTAATLEWTMTELARHPEVMEKAQLEVRKVARSDGTVQEHHLHQLHYLKAVIKETLRLHHPVPLLVPRESIEKCTLDDDGIYEIPAKTRVLINAYAIGRDPQYWDNPLDYNPERFITDTNIDVKDQDFRLLPFGGGRRGCPGYSFALATIEIALARLLYHFDWALPLGVTADDVDLTEIFGLATRKKVALVLLPISNKDYEFKGNYGC, from the coding sequence ttcttcatcaaattcatccTTAAGAAACTCAAACCCTCACAGTCACAGAAGCACAAGAGACTCCCTCCATCTCCACCAAAGCTCCCAATATTGGGTCACCTTCACCATCTCCTCCAAACCGACATGCCCCACCATACCCTATCCCATCTAGCCACCCAACTCGGTCCCATCATCTACCTCCAACTCGGTGGAATCCCTACCCTCGTGATCTCCTCCGCTCAACTCGCTCGTCAAGTCCTAAAAACCCACGACCACGCCTTCGCCAGTCGACCCCAACTCATCGCAGCTCAGTTCCTCTCCTTCGGTTGCTCCGACATTACCTTCTCTCGCTACGGCCCTTACTGGCGCCAAACCCGTAAGATCTGCGTCACCCACTTACTCAGCACGAAACGAGTCAACTCGTTCCAACTCATCCGAGACGAGGAAGTGAATCGGTTGCTGAGGTCCATTTCTTCCGAGTCCGAAACCGATATGAGCGAGAGGTTGTTGGCTTTGTCTAACAATGTATTGTGTCGGGTCGCGTTCGGTAGAAGGTTTTTGGGAGAAAACCATCGACTACCGGAAATTCTGACAGAGACGCAAGCGTTGTTGGCTGGGTTTagtttgggagatttcttccCAGGTATGGAATGGCTGTGGCTTAACAAGTGGTGTGGGCTGAGGAGAAGATTGGAGAATAACTTGAGAGATTTGAGAAGGGTTTGTGATGAGATTATTGGAGAACATGAAATGAAGAAGATGGGGAAGGAGGGTGATGAGGCTTCTTCTGGTGAAGAGGAGGATTTTGTCGATGTTCTGCTAAGGGTGCAAGGAGGTGGAGACCTTGAAGTTCCCATTACTGATGATAATCTTAAAGCACTGGTTCTGGACATGTTTGTTGCTGGGACTGATACAACCGCAGCCACACTAGAATGGACCATGACGGAACTGGCTAGACACCCAGAAGTGATGGAGAAAGCCCAATTAGAAGTGAGAAAGGTAGCCAGAAGCGATGGAACAGTACAAGAACACCATCTCCATCAACTTCATTACCTTAAAGCAGTGATAAAAGAGACATTAAGGTTACACCATCCAGTCCCACTCTTGGTTCCTCGAGAATCCATTGAGAAATGCACCCTCGACGACGATGGTATCTACGAGATACCAGCAAAAACTCGAGTTTTGATCAATGCCTATGCGATCGGACGTGATCCTCAGTATTGGGATAACCCTCTGGATTACAACCCTGAGAGGTTCATCACCGATACTAACATCGATGTGAAGGATCAAGACTTCCGGTTGTTACCATttggaggagggaggaggggttGCCCTGGCTATTCCTTTGCCTTGGCTACCATAGAGATTGCACTGGCCAGGCTTCTGTATCATTTTGATTGGGCCCTGCCACTGGGTGTCACAGCTGATGATGTTGACCTTACTGAGATTTTTGGGTTAGCCACCAGAAAGAAGGTTGCCCTGGTTCTTCTCCCTATCAGCAATAAGGATTATGAGTTCAAGGGAAACTATGGTTGTTAG
- the LOC122670699 gene encoding 26S proteasome non-ATPase regulatory subunit 6 homolog gives MEAQEGKQQPQLVLANKLFLLRHPDVPDIEKVRLKEEVLTFVKADDMALLYETLATENVLEVDRTILDSMRSKIDEELKKLDEKIADAEENLGESEVREAHLAKSLFYIRISDKEKALEQLKVTESKTVAIGQKMDLVFYTLQLGFFYMDFDLIAKSLDKAKNLFEEGGDWERKNRLKVYEGLYCMSTRNFKKAASLFLDSISTFTTYEIFPYDTFIFYTVLTSIISLDRVSLKQKVVDAPEILTVIGKIPHLSEFMNSLHGCQYKSFFSAFAGLTEQIKLDRYLHPHFRYYMREIRTVVYSQFLESYKSVTMEAMATAFGVTVDFIDMELSRFIAAGKLHCKIDKVAGVLETNRPDAKNALYQATIKQGDFLLNRIQKLSRVIDL, from the exons ATGGAAGCACAGGAAGGGAAGCAGCAGCCACAATTGGTTCTAGCGAATAAGCTTTTCCTTCTGAGGCACCCAGACGTGCCGGATATTGAGAAGGTCAGGCTGAAGGAGGAGGTCTTGACATTTGTTAAAGCCGACG ACATGGCTCTACTTTACGAAACCCTAGCGACCGAAAACGTCTTGGAGGTGGATCGGACTATTCTAGATTCAATGCGTTCGAAAATCGACGAAGAGCTCAAGAAGCTTGATGAGAA AATTGCAGATGCTGAAGAGAACCTCGGTGAAAGTGAAGTCCGAGAAGCCCATCTTGCGAAATCATTGTTCTATATTCGAATCAGTGACAAG GAAAAAGCACTGGAGCAACTAAAGGTCACTGAAAGCAAGACAGTGGCCATTGGCCAAAAGATGGACTTGGTTTTTTATACACTTCAGCTTGGGTTTTTCTACATGGACTTTGATCTCATAGCCAAAAGCTTAGATAAGGCGAAGAA CTTGTTTGAGGAAGGTGGTGATTGGGAGAGGAAAAACCGTTTAAAGGTCTACGAAGGCTTGTACTGCATGTCCACAAGAAACTTCAAGAAAGCTGCTTCCTTGTTCCTGGATTCAATATCGACATTCACGACTTATGAGATTTTTCCTTATGATACCTTCATATTCTATACTGTCCTTACAAGCATCATTTCTTTGGACAGAGTTTCTCTGAAGCAAAAG GTGGTGGATGCACCTGAGATCCTAACAGTTATAGGGAAAATTCCTCATCTGTCTGAGTTTATGAACTCTTTACATGGATGCCAATACAAATCTTTCTTCTCAGCATTTG CTGGCTTGACCGAGCAAATTAAATTGGATCGTTATTTACATCCCCATTTCCGGTATTACATGAGGGAGATCCGAACTGTGGTTTATTCACAGTTTTTGGAATCTTATAAAAGTGTTACCATGGAAGCAATGGCTACTGCTTTTGGAGTTACAGTGGACTTTATTGATAT GGAATTGTCTCGTTTCATAGCCGCCGGGAAACTTCATTGCAAGATTGATAAAGTCGCTGGTGTGCTAGAAACAAACAGGCCAGATGCAAAGAATGCGTTGTACCAAGCAACTATCAAGCAAGGGGACTTTTTATTGAATAGGATCCAGAAGCTATCTCGTGTCATAGATTTGTGA
- the LOC122638241 gene encoding probable carboxylesterase 11, whose translation MQRAPNGTKRHDFTVIFREGRKHRYLFCAGFCKRTWDGGPGGERGTGEMPSVAVKLYSVFFKFLLKHRLQNHSQSPLDDDSSFGVTTRPEESVAAANPSFTDGVATKDIHIDPFTSLSVRIFLPETCLAASDSDSKLQARARIKASARSSNPDSSHSSINDHNSLHRRNSYGPSTSSKSAANLAEQIRRSSYGGSAEAESLASKQETGPYGGYSPSLDNNRRSSRKLPVLLQFHGGGFVASSKDSSANDFFCRRIVKLCDVIVIAVGYRLAPENRYPAAFDDGLKALHWLAKQVNLAECGKSLLSKRADGSDIQRSDIHRHIVDIGASMVEPWLAAHGDPTRCVLLGVSCGANIADYVARKAVEAGKLLDPVKVVAQVLMYPFFIGSVPTHSEIKLANSYFYDKAMCILAWKLFLPEEEFSLDHPAANPLIPGREPPLKYMPPTLTVVAEHDWMRDRAIAYSEELRKVNVDAPVLEYKDAVHEFATLDMLLRTPQAQACAEDIAIWVKKYISLRGHEFSY comes from the exons ATGCAGAGAGCTCCAAATGGAACCAAACGCCATGATTTCACCGTAATTTTCAGAGAAGGAAGGAAACACCGTTATCTCTTCTGCGCTGGTTTCTGCAAGCGAACGTGGGACGGGGGGccaggaggagagagaggaacaGGAGAGATGCCTAGCGTCGCTGTGAAGTTATATAGTGTATTCTTCAAATTTCTGCTCAAACACCGTTTGCAGAACCATAGCCAAAGCCCTTTGGATGATGATAGCTCTTTTGGTGTCACCACGCGCCCCGAAGAATCAGTCGCCGCCGCTAACCCTTCCTTCACCGACGGCGTTGCCACCAAAGACATTCACATTGATCCTTTCACCTCTCTCTCCGTCCGTATCTTCCTCCCTGAGACCTGTCTTGCTGCCTCCGATTCCGATTCCAAACTCCAAGCTAGGGCTAGGATCAAGGCTTCTGCGAGGTCCTCGAATCCGGATTCTTCACATTCTTCCATCAATGACCATAACAGCCTCCATCGTCGCAACAGCTATGGCCCCTCCACCTCTTCCAAGTCTGCTGCTAATCTGGCTGAGCAGATCCGCAGGAGCAGCTACGGTGGTAGCGCCGAGGCTGAGAGCTTGGCTTCGAAACAGGAGACGGGACCTTACGGGGGTTATTCTCCGTCCCTTGACAATAACCGACGGTCTAGTCGGAAATTGCCAGTTTTGTTGCAATTTCATGGCGGAGGGTTTGTTGCTAGCAGCAAAGACTCATCTGCCAATGATTTCTTCTGCAGACGGATCGTCAAATTGTGTGATGTGATTGTCATTGCGGTTGGTTACAGGCTAGCGCCCGAGAACCGGTATCCGGCGGCCTTCGATGATGGATTGAAGGCTTTGCATTGGTTGGCGAAGCAGGTCAATCTGGCGGAGTGTGGTAAGTCCCTTTTGAGTAAACGTGCTGACGGTTCTGATATCCAGAGATCTGATATTCATCGGCATATTGTTGACATTGGTGCGTCAATGGTGGAGCCTTGGTTAGCTGCCCATGGAGATCCCACGAG GTGCGTACTCTTGGGTGTGAGCTGTGGTGCAAACATTGCAGACTATGTAGCTCGGAAAGCTGTGGAGGCAGGCAAACTTCTGGATCCTGTCAAAGTTGTGGCACAGGTCTTAATGTATCCCTTCTTCATTGGTAGTGTCCCCACACATTCGGAGATCAAACTAGCAAACTCTTACTTCTATGATAAAGCTATGTGCATACTTGCATGGAAACTCTTCTTACCAGAGGAGGAGTTTAGCCTGGACCATCCTGCTGCCAATCCTCTCATTCCTGGGAGGGAGCCACCACTTAAGTACATGCCCCCAACACTAACAGTTGTTGCAGAACATGACTGGATGCGAGATCGTGCCATTGCATACTCAGAAGAGCTCAGGAAGGTTAATGTTGATGCTCCTGTCCTTGAGTATAAAGATGCTGTGCATGAGTTTGCAACACTTGACATGCTCCTTAGGACCCCGCAGGCCCAAGCCTGTGCAGAGGACATTGCGATCTGGGTCAAGAAGTACATCTCACTCAGAGGTCACGAGTTCTCCTATTAA